Proteins co-encoded in one Malus sylvestris chromosome 9, drMalSylv7.2, whole genome shotgun sequence genomic window:
- the LOC126582124 gene encoding phytoene synthase 2, chloroplastic encodes MSVALVWVVSPNTEVFKFYGILDSSRFVLGNRSSIRAKMGGKQDWKSCSLCTDVKYSSVGGSGLGSEAKFPVSLSMVANPLGESAVSSEQKVYDVVLKQASLVKKQLRSNGYLDVKPDIIVPGNLSLLSKAYDRCGEVCAEYAKTFYLGTLLMTPERRRAIWAIYVWCRRTDELVDGPNASHITPTALDRWELRLDDLFQGRPFDMLDAALSDTVTKFPVDIQPFKDMIEGMRMDLRKSRYQNFDELYLYCYYVAGTVGLMSVPVMGISPESQATTESVYNAALALGIANQLTNILRDVGEDARRGRIYLPQDELEEAGLSDADIYAGKVTDKWRSFMKDQIKRARMFFDEAEKGVTELSEASRWPVLASLLLYRQILDEIEANDYNNFTRRAYVSKAKKLLALPIAYTKSIIRPSRTSPELRKYNL; translated from the exons ATGTCTGTGGCATTAGTTTGGGTTGTTTCCCCCAACACCGAGGTGTTCAAATTCTATGGGATTTTAGATTCATCGAGGTTTGTTTTGGGGAATCGAAGTTCGATTAGAGCAAAGATGGGTGGGAAACAGGATTGGAAATCGTGCTCTCTCTGCACAGATGTGAAGTATTCATCAGTAGGAGGGTCTGGTTTAGGGAGTGAAGCCAAATTTCCAGTTTCATTAAGCATGGTGGCCAACCCGCTTGGAGAATCAGCTGTCTCGTCGGAACAGAAGGTGTATGACGTGGTGCTGAAGCAGGCATCCCTGGTTAAGAAGCAGTTGAGGTCTAATGGATATCTTGATGTGAAGCCGGATATTATTGTTCCCGGGAATCTGAGCTTGTTGAGTAAAGCTTATGATCGATGTGGAGAAGTATGTGCAGAGTATGCCAAGACTTTTTACCTCG GTACTCTGCTTATGACGCCCGAAAGAAGAAGGGCCATCTGGGCAATATATG TGTGGTGCAGGAGGACGGATGAGCTTGTTGATGGGCCTAATGCTTCACACATAACACCCACAGCTTTAGATAGGTGGGAATTGAGATTGGACGATCTGTTCCAAGGTCGTCCATTTGATATGCTTGATGCTGCTTTGTCAGATACGGTCACCAAATTTCCGGTTGACATTCAG CCATTCAAAGATATGATAGAAGGAATGAGAATGGACCTCAGGAAGTCAAGATACCAAAACTTCGATGAACTATATCTTTACTGCTATTATGTTGCCGGAACTGTTGGATTAATGAGTGTTCCAGTTATGGGCATTTCACCTGAATCGCAAGCAACAACGGAGAGTGTATATAATGCTGCCTTGGCATTAGGGATTGCGAATCAGCTAACAAACATACTCCGTGATGTTGGGGAGGA TGCAAGGAGAGGAAGAATTTATTTACCCCAAGATGAGCTTGAAGAAGCAGGGCTCTCCGACGCTGATATATATGCTGGAAAGGTCACAGACAAATGGAGGAGTTTCATGAAGGATCAAATTAAGAGGGCAAGGATGTTCTTCGACGAGGCAGAGAAGGGAGTGACAGAGTTGAGTGAAGCCAGCAGATGGCCG GTATTGGCGTCGCTACTCCTGTATCGCCAAATATTGGACGAGATAGAAGCTAACGATTACAACAACTTCACAAGAAGGGCTTATGTAAGCAAAGCTAAGAAACTACTTGCCTTGCCTATTGCGTATACTAAATCGATAATTCGCCCCTCAAGAACCTCTCCAGAGCTTAGAAAATACAATCTTTGA